A window of Athene noctua chromosome 27, bAthNoc1.hap1.1, whole genome shotgun sequence genomic DNA:
TTTCCCCGTGAGATTAGCTCTAGAGCTAATCCAGCCTTTTGCTGGATACCTTGACATGGAGTGACTGTTTCCTTCAATGACTGGCAGTACTGAGTTACTCCATACTCTCTATATAAGTTGGagatattttatatttgctttaaGATCTGAAAAGTGCTTTCAAAGAGTCTCTGAGCCATTCCCCTTACCTGTGCCTTTTGGTCGCAAGCTCAGAGCAACATGTTGAAATTTGTTTCTCAAATTTTGGGTCAATTGTTCTGTGTTGTTCCCAAAAACGGGGCTGCTTTTCCAGAAAAGTGTATCGAGGCAAAACTCCATGTGATAGAATTGTTAAGTGTGGTTTTTAATCATTGTCCTTCTCTTCATTTAAAGATCAGCATTGTGGAACTTGAGAAAAGTcaaaggcagcaggagctcaTGCAGCTGAAATCGTACACACCATCTGATGAGTCACTGTCTGTACAGCTACGCAATAAAACCCATCTGAGCCGTGATCCTGAGGCTGATCATGGCAGGTTCCAACTGGAGCTTGAATGCTCCAAGTTCCCCATGCCCCACATCAATGGCATGAGCCCTGAACTGTCCATGAATGGCCATGCTACTCCCTATGAAGTTCATAACACCTTTAGCAGGCCCTCTTCCAAGCAGAACACCCCTCAGTACACGACCTCCCACCTGGACCAAGAAATAGTTCCATGTACCCCAAACCACAGCAGCAGACAGAAGGCAGACAAGATGACAAGCTTGTCCTTACCTGATTATACCAGGTTTTCCCCAGCTAAAATAGCACTAAGGAGACACTTGAATCAAGACCACGGAGTCAATGGAAAAGCAACAGCTAATGAGATACAGAGGTGAGAGTGATCATttctgaggatgggaaaggaggGGTAATTGCTCATTTTAACAACAGTGGTTTATTTGGattgtggaaaaatattttttaaagtggagGTTTAGACGCTTTTAGAAATTTTGTTTCGAGAAAGCCAGCAGTGTCAGCTGATTGGGTAAATACGGTGGTACAGGAATCCCGTGCAAAAGGAGTCATTTGCTTTTGTATTCTAATGGTTGTACATTTCCGTTCCAGAGCTGATCATGTCAAAGAGAATGGCCTTACATATCCAAGCCCTGGTATTTCAAATGGCATAAAGCTGAGTCCTCAGGAAACTCGGCCCTCTTCCCCAGCGGCCTTACCAATTGCAAGCGAGAAGGTAAGAGATCTGCTCGAGCTTAAGTGCAGAGATGTTACACCTTGTAGAACAAAGAAGTTTGCCAAACTAGGGAGTGCAGGCATGCTCCTTTCTGTGGTCTGCTTGGCATcgaaaataatgcaaaatacagtAGGTGTGATATAATAAAAAGGAGCTGGATAGAGGAAGAGGATACTGTGCTCGTGAAAGACATGCTTACCTCTCAGTTTGCATATGAACTGTGCCAGTAATGCAGGAGGACTTCTTTTTGATCTGGTGCCTGTCTACTTGAGCTTGAAAAGTAGACTCTGTCAtagttgaaaaaaacccccaaaaattgTCCATGTAATTGGTCCAGCCATGAATCATATTGGTGCTCATTTCAGAGCAGCAGGTGCCCTCCAATAGGAGGTtaccatggaaatatttttggcTACTACATCTTCTGCGTACAGAGGGCCTCAAGATATGAATTCTGGCAGATGAGTGCTTTTCACAGAGCTCTAACAAAGGCACTAGGAAATGAGCTTGCCTAAGGCATCCTTTTCCTTAAACTTGGGGCCAGCAGTAGctttaatttacatatttttatgctGTTGCATATTGCTGTCTCAGGAGACTGGTGTTGGTAACAAAGCTGCTCCATGCATGCCTTGTCTTTGCTATATAGTCATCACTCTTAATTGTgtagttcttttaaaaaaacgaAAGGGGGGGGAATGACACAAAAGATAAATGAGAAGATTACTGATAGTTTAAATAGTCTTATCAGCAATAGCGCATGCCATTAAGAACATTACTTTCTCTTTTGCATTTACAGGTTTTGAGAGAGAGAACCTCTGTGAGTAATGGAGAAACTATCACCAGCCTACCTATCAGTATTCCTCTCAGCACAGTGCAGCCCAATAAACTCCCTGTTAGTATCCCTCTGGCCAGCGTAGTCCTACCTAGCCGTGTTGAGAAGGTGGTGAGTAAGGGATTGTCAACACTTTCCATCCCTAACTAAAATCACACTGGGCAGTAATGGGGTGCTGTGCACCAGAATCCTTAGTGGGCTGCTAATCTTGAATGTCTGATGCTTCGGGGGAGGCTGCTGTTGGGATGCATCCTCTTGGCTCTTAGTTATTCTGTAGACTTTTCCTCTCACGTTTCTGTGGGGTGGTGGTATCTCATCTGGGAAGCAAAGTAAAGTAtattgaatcatagaatggttgggttggaagggaccttgatcatctcgttccaaccccctgccatgccTCAACATGCCTCAAGAGGTCCCAGTCTTAAATGTCTGGCTGGGTGGAAAAGGTGCAGAGTCTCGAGAGTCTGTGGCAGTGAAAGCAGAGAATCACGCGTGTCAGTTTGTTCTTAGCCCCTGCCTTCTGGCATGACCTGGGAGATAAATTCTTCTGCTTCAGTTTGGTCATCTCAGAATTGTCTGTCTTTATCATATACGTCTGTAGGATGAACTTCAATAGTGCCTTGAGGCTGTAATACCTAATGTGTGAGTGACCGCTCTGTAGCAGCAGAGAGCAGCTAGAGAACTTTTGAGGCCATCTCTTTTTGAAATCCTGATAAGTCCATGCCACTCTCAGTGGCAGAGGAGTTGAAAAAAGCCTGGTCCAGTTTCTCACAAATGCTTGTCACAAAAGTGTTATAGTGGATAACTGAGAAGCTTTTGTTGCTTTCACATGAGAGCTATGAACTTAGAATCCATCCACAGATGCTTGCCTTACGATCCCATATTTGGAAAGCTGGAGATTTGTAGGATTGAATCCATTATCTTTTTCCAGCTGTAGACTTTTAGCTGTAGCAAAACTACAGGCTGCCTGGCTCTGAGCAGATGTTGTATGTCCTCAGAGAGAGAGAATGTCAGCTCTGGATGGCATCTCTCACTTCAACACATTGTTTATTCAGGCTACCGTTTCACAATCATTTTGCCTGCTTTAGGAAAACACTGCCCGTTCCCTCAGATAATGTACCAGAGAACATAGCCTAATGCATTTCATGTTCactttggggttgttttggggaaCTTCATGTGCACAGGCTTGGGGATATGATATGaccatttatttcctttccagcTGCCTGTGAAACAGTGGACTGAGGCAGTTGTTCTCTGATTATGGTGATGTCTGGAGTCTAAACTTTCTGGGGCCATGAGCCTGTTCTCCCTCTGTCTGCATTGTATCTGGTGTGTGCTAGATACTATTGCAGTATAATTAACCACAGGATTTATTTTTGTCCCATAATGTGCTGATCTATGTTTTTCTCAAAACGAGCAAGATCTAGGACATTTAGGAAGTAGAGCCACGTTTCTTGGTAGATGTGCTAATGCATGtgtattttgtttaaactgtTGACTTTGGAGTGTACTTCCTGTACTAAAATGCCTGTTTCTCTCCCCCCAGAGAAGCACACCTAGCCCAGTTCATCAGAGTAGAGACTCATCGTCACTTGAAAAGCAGATTGGTGCTAGTTCTCATAATGGCGTAAGCAATGCTGCTGGAAACAAGCCACTGGCTTTGGCTACCTCAGGTAACAGCCTCATCTACGCGAAGGTGCGCTGTCTTGTCGTGGCAGCACCTCCAAGTGCACGTGTTGGAGTTTTCCAAGCGTTTCTTGTCAGGTCATTCAGGCAGTAGAGTGCTAGATAAATGTGTGTTTTGTAAGAAACCAAAGAATCATGGATGATGATGTTTGGAGACAAGATTTGCCTACAGCTTGGATGCATTCTGGCATAAAGTATTGGTTTGACGTGCCTTTTCCTGAACTGCAAGACCTTGCAGTGtaaataaataattgcttttgtAAATTCTTATATGTGGATTAAGAGATTCCTACCCTGACAATGTGGCAAACCAGCAGAGTGTTGCATAGCTATGCTATGAGCTGAAGATCtggctttaaaaattttattttacaggatGGTGGAGTTTTTTCaatagcaaaattaatttcttgatgCAGGTCACAATGGTGCCTCGTGAGCAGTTGTAAAGGCACAAGTGTCTGGGTAGGGAGAAAGGTCCAGTGGGAGAGGGTAGGGATACCTTTAAGTGCAGACATTGCTCCTGAACTCTATCATCTGTTGAAATTGTGGCCTTTATCTGTTCAGGATATGGAAATGTTGTGGACCAGGAAAAGTAGGTTCTAGCATACAGCAGCTATTCTACAGCTGATCCCTCATCAGAGAGTGCATTTGTTCTTCATGTTTACACCTCGAGGGGCTTGTGTTGTTTCTAGCATCTGTTTTGCAAAGAAGGACTTGGCTGCAGTTTTCTATAACACCAATGAggtagttaaaaaaacccaaccttgtAAAACAATACCATGTTCCCGTCTATCCCTTTCAGCCCAGAGACAAGGCTTTACTAGAGCACTAAACCCATTTATGAAACACCATGACAAATACTTAGTTCCCTTTCCAAGCTTCCTCCCATGTGGCATTCTTCTGCCACAATTTCTTTGAAGATCCCCTGCCACTTCCTAAGCCACAGccttctgtttaattttaagaAGGAGGTGCGCTCTGCGGATGACAAAGTCCCTTCTTTTCTGGGGAAGGGAACTGACTGAATTTGGCCATCTATTTCCTTGATGAGAGGAAGGGGTTGAGAGTAGAGGAGCCCTGATTTCAAAAGGCGTAATAGTTAAAAGAAACATACACTTGAATTCCATTTAAAAACCAGGCAGAGCATAGGATATCTCCATATAACACATGAATTCCTAAACAGGCAAAGAGTAGTGAAAACTGTTCACTGAAACCATCAGCACACAGAGCCACGTTCTCAACTGCACTGTGTAAAAAGCAGCTGTGCAGTTCCCCATGTAATACACAGCCGCTGGCTGATCTAATGCAGGTAGAGCTGAAACCACTCCCAGTCATCCCAGAAATCTAGCACTGTGAACTATCACTCAGCAGAAGCAATGATGTATACTTTCCCTTTCAACAGGTTTTTCTTACTCTTCTGGCTCCGTGGCAGTCAATGGAAATCTTACAAACAGCCCAGCCCATCTTAACCATAGTGTTGATCAGGCAGCTCTGGACGACTCTGGGAGTCTCTTTAACTCAGTAGGGTCTCGGAGTTCCACTCCACAACATCCTTTGCTAATGATGCAGTCAAGGAACTCTGGGCAAAACTCCCCTGCTCACCAGCACTCAACAAGCCCCAGGTTAAATGGCACCTCCCAGAGCCTGGTAGGGGTATTGCAATATGCAGATGCTCAGAAGATGTTTGCCGAAGGAACAAAGGGGGATCTTCAGTCTGATGCAGCGTTTTCAGATCCTGAGAACGAGGCCAAGAGAAGAATCATCTTTACAATCTCTCCTAATACAGGACATGTAAAACAATCCCCTTCCAACAAGCACAGTCCTCTGCCCACGACCGCTCGGCTGGACTGTGGCCAAGCACATGCGCAGGATGGGAAGAAGCGAGGCCGGCGGAAGAGATCCTCTACCGGGAATCTCAGCGGGAACTCCGGGGTCTCCCCTAAACGCAAATCCTTACCTACTGTGTCTGGACTCTTTACGCAACCATCAGGTTCACCACTCAATATCAACTCCATGGTAAGGGCAAAAATGAAGAGCTCTAGCAAGAGAGAAGGGTCTGGGAAAGCTCTTTGAATTTTAGAAATAAGTTTCAACGGTTCTATTCTTTAGTGCACTCACAGGCTGTTACACAGTACTAGTAGCTAGAACTGGCGTGAGGACCCTTTGTGAAAATGGCCCCTCTGGGAGGCAAGAGAATTGCTGAGAAGTTTGTGAATGAAAACATAGAACTTGTTCAAAGAGTTCATTGCTGTcagagcattaaaaataaaaaataatctcttcccCTATGACAAAGAGCTTGTTTCTGCAGTGAAGTTGATTTTTAGGCTGTAggttaaatattttgaaaataatttaaactaagATTGACTAAATAGCAGAAGAGTGCCAGAAGCATATGGCATTCTTGCATAATTAAGCCAACTATACAAGTTGTATTCGTGTGATCCTGCAGTGGTAGTTTGAAGAGAAATGGATTATCCCatgtcttcatttctgtgtttaAGCATAAAATCAAAGAATGAAAATTAGGTATTTTTCCAAGTTATGTTTAAGCTTTCATCCTGGGTTCTAATGGAGGATGGTGGAGTATAACAGCAGCAGTGCTCAACAAGCAGCTGTTGGCATATCCTGAAGCTGAGCAAGTTAAGCCTGCTTTTAATATCCTTAACAAGATGCCTTTTTTTCTAAAGAGACACTCTCATCTGTAActgatttctttccttcttgtccAGGTCAATAACATTAACCAGCCTTTAGAAATAACAGCCATTTCCTCTCCTGAAAACTCCCTGAAGAACTCTCCTGTTCCTTACCAGGACAATGACCAGCCCCCGgtactgaaaaaggaaaagccCCTCATTCAGACCAACGGCGTTCATTACTCTCCTCTAACATCAGATGAAGAGCAGGGATCTGAAGATGAGCACAATAGCAGCAGGTGAATACACAGGCATAGGTTTCGGGATGAGATTTCTCCGAGAGCTGATAACGGTGCTCTAAGCTGGAGAGGTGTGTTAAGCCTTCTTTGTCCCCTTTGCTTGGAGGCCGATTCCATTGTGCCCAGCCTCTTAGCGGCTGACGTGAATAGGGAAGGTATTTAGGAAGTAGTACTTGAATGTGGGAACCTACTGTTGCTGTGTATGCAAGGCCGACAGAGTCTGGCCTCTGAAAGAATTATtgtagaagtgattttttttttttttttttttttttttacaacactGCTTTGTAGGAGTACTGAGGCTGTGTGTGTAATCTTTGACTAAGAATCTGTCACTCACTCCCAGTTTCAGCTTAATTCAAAATGCTTCACTTCCTGTCCTAAACCGTTGATACATTGCTCTGAAAATTGAGTACTTGTCACCCTTTGCCTGCCTGTGGggtgcaatttttttcttgtttaaggTGCTGGAAAAAGTAACTGCTATAGAAATGTGAGCAAGCCTACTTCttgctgtgaaagaaaagcaacagtggAGTCCTCTGAATGGACACTAATCTTGGCAAAGAGCAATAATTCTGTAATAGCTTCTACTTGAAgtttctgttggatttttttttatgcttttaagtTCCTATTATTACTTTTAAGTAACATAACAGCTGTTGAGCTGACAGCTTTATATTTGACTCTGGTCAACTGTTAAGACGGGAACATGAGGACGATGAGGGTAAACGTGCAAGAAAAGGTCTATAGTGAGTGCTctaacctttttattttcctactagaattgagaggaaaattgcaacAATATCATTGGAAAGCAAATCTCCACAGAAGACTATTGAAAATGGTAGGTGTGAGAGAATGTTAATTATTTGTTGTAATGGTTGGACTTGGGAAGGGGTGTCTGCCACTGACTGAAGTTGTTAGTAGCAGgcgtttctgtgctgctgctcagacTGTGGTTCTGCCAGGGCTCTGCTTAATCATAATCAAGACAGGTGGCTGATAAATACAGATTTTGGTTCAGTTCTTTCTGTAGCCACAGGTCACCAAAGATctgaccatttttttcctctgactcGGGGTCTGGGGAGGGATCTGTAGTACAAAGCCTGAGGAAAACGTAGATAAGCATTTTCAGACTTCTTCAGACcattaaactaaattttaaagacttttagGTGACTTCACAAATATTTCTGCCTTTGGATCAGAAATAGAATTACAGACTGATAAAATGTGGATGTTGAAAGATAAAACTCTGTTTTTAATGAGCAGATTCAGTGAATGCTGTTTTCTGACATTTgtaattttcttccaaattagGTGGCAGCTTATCTGGGAGGAAGCAAGCACAAAGCAACGAAAACATGAATAGCAGTAAATGGAAATCTACTTTTTCACCAATATCTGACATCAACCTGACCAAAACTACAGATAGTCCCTTGCAGTCGGTTTCATCTCTGAGCCAGAACTCGCTGTTTGCCTTCAGGCCGTCCTCGGAGGACAGCCTTGCCATCGATGCCAAGATCACAGCACACCCAAGAAAAAGCATCGCCATGCCCTCGTCGGGGGcagatgggctcagccctggtaCAAACTCCACTAACGGATTCACGTACAATGGGGGACTGTCCACTGACATTGGTTTACACAGCTTTATTGATGGTGCTTCTCTTCCACATAAGGCTTCAGACGTGACGACTTCCAACTGCTCCCTGGGTTTCCAGTCGCAGCGAAACAAAGATGTGGGGGTATCGGAAACGAATCCTTTTTTGAACAAGAGGCAACTTGAAGGCCTCAGCGGCACGAAAGGAGAAGACTTAAATCGATCGGGGGTCAAAGGCAAAGAGATCAGTGAAATAAGCATTCGTACTGGGGGGTCTTCGGAAAAGACCTCTTTGCAGCATAACGGAAAGGTCGGCAAAGGAAGGGACCGAGATGTGGAGTTTAAAAATGGCCACAACCttttcatttctgctgctgtttcatctGGTGGCCTTCTGAATGGTAAAAGCCTTTCTACTGCTGTTTCTTCGGCAGGCAATCCAGCATCTTCTGTTCAGACGCACCATCCTTTCCTAAACACTTTGACCACTGGATCGCAGTTCCCCCTCGGCCCCATGGCCTTGCAAGCAAACCTCAACTCAGTGACAAATTCCTCAGTATTGCAGTCCTTATTTAATTCAATGCCAGCTGCTGCCAGTCTGGTCCACGTGTCATCAGCTGCAACCAGACTGACTAATTCTCACACTATGGGGAACTTCTCTCCTGGGGTTACAGGTGGAACAGTTGGAGGTAGGCAGAACTCTTTCTCTGGTATAAGACAGGGCCTAAAGGAAAGTCTGACACTGCCTCTCCAGGGGTGAAACCCTTTCATTTCTGCAGGATGTGAAGCAGATCTGTCCCACATAACCAGTCTCCTCTTATCTCTTGGAAATGCTAGGATGAGTTCAGTTCCCCACAGTGAAATCTCATGAGCTTTGTCTACTAGATGAGCTTGTTGTATCACCTTAATGAAAGAATACACCCAGACTTTGTGATTTCATAATGTATGCTTGTTCAGATGTTGCTGTGTTGGAACCAACTTAGGTCTGCCTGCAGGTAAAAGATTTAACTTGTCCTGGTACCAAGTTAAGGATCTCTAACTTGTCAACTTGAGTAAAGGTTGAGATTAGTCCTTGAATGGATTTAGCATGATCCAGGAAGAGCAGAACATCAGTGCCTCTTCAGAGGAGATGGTGCTGGGAGTTGCGTAGCATTCTGGCTCTTGAATGGACACGAAGAGTATTTCTTTGCCAGGAAGGGCAATGCCATATGCACCTTGCACTTCTGGGATTCTGCACAGGCTTGGCTTCTGTGGCCCAAACCGGAGACAAGCTGGCAGGACTAGAAGATAGTCTGAACCTGCCGTTACTAAGTGTCCAAGGCAGTTTTTCTTACCTATCCATAATCATTCAGGCACCATGTCGGGAAATCCTAACTCTCACATCTCTCAGCACATAGATTTGCTGGAAATACAATCTCCCCTCTGCTGCCCTGTAAGTGGGAAAgcaggagggtggggagggaagagcagCAGTTTGAGTCTTCAGATAAACAACTCTAGAGACCACGTAATCTCATCAAAAGTCTACCCGTGTGGTATAGAACTGACAGTTCTTGGGTCTGACCATTTTTCCTCGTGGCATTTAGAGGTTGGCAGTAGGAAAGGTAAGTGAAATCTTTTGTACCTCCTGGCCTGCACCATTATCTCTCATTGCTTGCTGCCTTCTCATGCTGCATATTTTTGTATGGGGCTGTAACtattataattttgcttttttctttttttttttgttttgttttgtttctcttgtcaCTTGAGACTGTACAAAGCCCATCTGTTGAAGCTgagtttttctctcctgtttgcaGGTATTTTTAACCATGCGGTGccttctgcctcctctcctcaTCAATTTGGAGCCAGtttcagcagcagtgctgtcTCTAGCAGCACAGTGCTAAGCTTAAACCCTCTGCAGGCTGTTGCCAGCACCTCATCCTCATCCTTCCCACCCCCTTCCTCTAATTTAGTAACATCTAGTGAGACTAGATCTGCTCAGCACCTCAACAGAGCGCCAGTGCAATCTGTTTTCcattcccccccgccccctcctaaCGTTTCATTGCCCCCACCTCCTCCATTACTCGCTTCTAACTCCGAGCCTGCGCTTCTGCAGAACCTGCCATCCATCCCACCTGGTGAAGCTTTTTTGCCAtcctcttctgctgcttctgtccaaTCTGCTAATGCTTCTTTGTCTATTAAGCTAGCTTCTCTCCAGCACAAAACCTCCCGCCCCTCCTTTACAGTCCATCACCCGCCTCTGCCCCGTTTGGCGCTGGCACAGTCCGCGCCCATGATCACGCAGTCCAACGCAGCTGGCACGTCCGCTATGTGGGTTACACTTGGCATGCAGTCTCCTTATGCTTCGCACCTTTCTGGGGTTAAGCCACGATAAAGAGCTTGCTTAGCTAACAGTTCTTATTTTGTAAGGTAAGGCTAGAGAAAAAAGAGGAGTTTTGTACAAGATGCTGAATGATGCTTCTTCCTTTTCAGAGATAGGTTGGGGATGGGCTCTCTGAAACAGAGAAGCCTCTAAAATGTGGGAAGCAAATAATCTTGATGGCAGAGGATGGAGAGTCTTATTGCTCTCTGTTCCGGGAGTCAGGATTTCTCGACAAGGAGTGCTCACAATGGTAACTCTGGTCTGTCTCATCTGACATTAGGATTATGTTCAGGTTGAGATCACTTCATGAAACTGTTTATTTCTGACGATCAGTAATCAGGAAGAATTGTCTATTTTTAAGTATGGTTTTATACAGCTATTGGAAGTGGTTGTTGTCCACTTTgattcccccctcccctcttcttgCCCTCTGACACAGACTGTTGCATCTCCACAAGTCCATGTTCACGTAGTGTTAGGATGCGTGATGGTGCTGCTTTGTGACTGCATGTGGCAATGTGGTGGTCTTGTTTTTACTGTCAGTTGACAACAGCTGCTCAAAATAATCATAAAGTTAAAAATCTCTAGGTTAAAAGCTGCAGCTTTAGCTTGGAGAGTAAATGCACTGGTCTTGCATTGCGGTTAACGTGCCCCCTGCATCAATGGAAAACACAACCACAGGTAGTAAAGAAGGGTTGTAATTTATCTGTGCACTGCAGCTTTATTGGTCTTGCCTGCTAGGGCTAACAGAAACAGACTCCACCAGAAGCTGTATTTATGCTCACTTGGCAATCACTGGCTTACTGGGTAGACTGGGAATGAGAACACAAGGAATCTGCAGGGTTAACTGTGGTCCATGCTTCATAAAGGCTGGGGCCATAGAAGAGAGGAGGGTTTCTGGAGACTGTATGCATTTTTACTGAAGCAGGTATTTAAATGTCTTTAGAGCAACTCCAGAATAAAGTGTATCACCACAGAGTTGGGTACTGTTGTTAATGAAATACTCTGTGGCATCCTAATGTAACAACTTGTGCTTGCAAAGTTAAATGGGTATGTT
This region includes:
- the DOT1L gene encoding histone-lysine N-methyltransferase, H3 lysine-79 specific isoform X3 gives rise to the protein MGERLELRLKSPVGAEPAVYPWPLPVYDKHHDAAHEIIETIRWVCEEIPDLKLAMENYVLIDYDTKSFESMQRLCDKYNRAIDSIHQLWKGTTQPMKLNTRPSNGLLRHILQQVYNHSVTDPEKLNNYEPFSPEVYGETSFDLVAQMIDEIKMTEDDLFVDLGSGVGQVVLQVAAATNCKHHYGVEKADIPAKYAETMDREFRKWMKWYGKKHAEYTLERGDFLSEEWRERIANTSVIFVNNFAFGPEVDHQLKERFANMKEGGRIVSSKPFAPLNFRINSRNLSDIGTIMRVVELSPLKGSVSWTGKPVSYYLHTIDRTILENYFSSLKNPKLREEQEAARRRQQRENKSNTTTPTKVQESKDSGGEEEKAAANSVKKPSPSKARKKKLSKKGRKMAGRKRGRPKKMNTANTERKTKKNQTALELLHAQTVSQTSSSSPQDAYKSPHSPYYQLPPKVQRHSSNQLLVTPTPPALQKLLDSFKIQYMQFMAYMKTPQYKASLQQLLEQEKEKNAQLLGTAQQLFTHCQAQKEEIKRLFQQKLDELGVKALTYNDLIQAQKEISAHNQQLKEQTKQLEKDNSELRNQSLQLLKARCEELKLDWSTLSLENLLKEKQALKNQISEKQKHCLELQISIVELEKSQRQQELMQLKSYTPSDESLSVQLRNKTHLSRDPEADHGRFQLELECSKFPMPHINGMSPELSMNGHATPYEVHNTFSRPSSKQNTPQYTTSHLDQEIVPCTPNHSSRQKADKMTSLSLPDYTRFSPAKIALRRHLNQDHGVNGKATANEIQRADHVKENGLTYPSPGISNGIKLSPQETRPSSPAALPIASEKVLRERTSVSNGETITSLPISIPLSTVQPNKLPVSIPLASVVLPSRVEKVRSTPSPVHQSRDSSSLEKQIGASSHNGVSNAAGNKPLALATSGHVKQSPSNKHSPLPTTARLDCGQAHAQDGKKRGRRKRSSTGNLSGNSGVSPKRKSLPTVSGLFTQPSGSPLNINSMVNNINQPLEITAISSPENSLKNSPVPYQDNDQPPVLKKEKPLIQTNGVHYSPLTSDEEQGSEDEHNSSRIERKIATISLESKSPQKTIENGGSLSGRKQAQSNENMNSSKWKSTFSPISDINLTKTTDSPLQSVSSLSQNSLFAFRPSSEDSLAIDAKITAHPRKSIAMPSSGADGLSPGTNSTNGFTYNGGLSTDIGLHSFIDGASLPHKASDVTTSNCSLGFQSQRNKDVGVSETNPFLNKRQLEGLSGTKGEDLNRSGVKGKEISEISIRTGGSSEKTSLQHNGKVGKGRDRDVEFKNGHNLFISAAVSSGGLLNGKSLSTAVSSAGNPASSVQTHHPFLNTLTTGSQFPLGPMALQANLNSVTNSSVLQSLFNSMPAAASLVHVSSAATRLTNSHTMGNFSPGVTGGTVGGIFNHAVPSASSPHQFGASFSSSAVSSSTVLSLNPLQAVASTSSSSFPPPSSNLVTSSETRSAQHLNRAPVQSVFHSPPPPPNVSLPPPPPLLASNSEPALLQNLPSIPPGEAFLPSSSAASVQSANASLSIKLASLQHKTSRPSFTVHHPPLPRLALAQSAPMITQSNAAGTSAMWVTLGMQSPYASHLSGVKPR
- the DOT1L gene encoding histone-lysine N-methyltransferase, H3 lysine-79 specific isoform X2, whose product is MGERLELRLKSPVGAEPAVYPWPLPVYDKHHDAAHEIIETIRWVCEEIPDLKLAMENYVLIDYDTKSFESMQRLCDKYNRAIDSIHQLWKGTTQPMKLNTRPSNGLLRHILQQVYNHSVTDPEKLNNYEPFSPEVYGETSFDLVAQMIDEIKMTEDDLFVDLGSGVGQVVLQVAAATNCKHHYGVEKADIPAKYAETMDREFRKWMKWYGKKHAEYTLERGDFLSEEWRERIANTSVIFVNNFAFGPEVDHQLKERFANMKEGGRIVSSKPFAPLNFRINSRNLSDIGTIMRVVELSPLKGSVSWTGKPVSYYLHTIDRTILENYFSSLKNPKLREEQEAARRRQQRENKSNTTTPTKVQESKDSGGEEEKAAANSVKKPSPSKARKKKLSKKGRKMAGRKRGRPKKMNTANTERKTKKNQTALELLHAQTVSQTSSSSPQDAYKSPHSPYYQLPPKVQRHSSNQLLVTPTPPALQKLLDSFKIQYMQFMAYMKTPQYKASLQQLLEQEKEKNAQLLGTAQQLFTHCQAQKEEIKRLFQQKLDELGVKALTYNDLIQAQKEISAHNQQLKEQTKQLEKDNSELRNQSLQLLKARCEELKLDWSTLSLENLLKEKQALKNQISEKQKHCLELQISIVELEKSQRQQELMQLKSYTPSDESLSVQLRNKTHLSRDPEADHGRFQLELECSKFPMPHINGMSPELSMNGHATPYEVHNTFSRPSSKQNTPQYTTSHLDQEIVPCTPNHSSRQKADKMTSLSLPDYTRFSPAKIALRRHLNQDHGVNGKATANEIQRADHVKENGLTYPSPGISNGIKLSPQETRPSSPAALPIASEKVLRERTSVSNGETITSLPISIPLSTVQPNKLPVSIPLASVVLPSRVEKVRSTPSPVHQSRDSSSLEKQIGASSHNGVSNAAGNKPLALATSGFSYSSGSVAVNGNLTNSPAHLNHSVDQAALDDSGSLFNSVGSRSSTPQHPLLMMQSRNSGQNSPAHQHSTSPRLNGTSQSLVGVLQYADAQKMFAEGTKGDLQSDAAFSDPENEAKRRIIFTISPNTGHVKQSPSNKHSPLPTTARLDCGQAHAQDGKKRGRRKRSSTGNLSGNSGVSPKRKSLPTVSGLFTQPSGSPLNINSMDNDQPPVLKKEKPLIQTNGVHYSPLTSDEEQGSEDEHNSSRIERKIATISLESKSPQKTIENGGSLSGRKQAQSNENMNSSKWKSTFSPISDINLTKTTDSPLQSVSSLSQNSLFAFRPSSEDSLAIDAKITAHPRKSIAMPSSGADGLSPGTNSTNGFTYNGGLSTDIGLHSFIDGASLPHKASDVTTSNCSLGFQSQRNKDVGVSETNPFLNKRQLEGLSGTKGEDLNRSGVKGKEISEISIRTGGSSEKTSLQHNGKVGKGRDRDVEFKNGHNLFISAAVSSGGLLNGKSLSTAVSSAGNPASSVQTHHPFLNTLTTGSQFPLGPMALQANLNSVTNSSVLQSLFNSMPAAASLVHVSSAATRLTNSHTMGNFSPGVTGGTVGGIFNHAVPSASSPHQFGASFSSSAVSSSTVLSLNPLQAVASTSSSSFPPPSSNLVTSSETRSAQHLNRAPVQSVFHSPPPPPNVSLPPPPPLLASNSEPALLQNLPSIPPGEAFLPSSSAASVQSANASLSIKLASLQHKTSRPSFTVHHPPLPRLALAQSAPMITQSNAAGTSAMWVTLGMQSPYASHLSGVKPR